The following coding sequences lie in one Danio rerio strain Tuebingen ecotype United States chromosome 3, GRCz12tu, whole genome shotgun sequence genomic window:
- the mrpl12 gene encoding large ribosomal subunit protein bL12m, with amino-acid sequence MMYCSRHCVRLALRAAVNTHRHSVQRTALYAQRTLKTSSVSAVDAIATPHLDGTPKEYSPKIQQLVNDIASLTLIEVSDLNELLKKTLNIQDVGMMSMGSMAAVPVAPPAEAEEEVAPAKKEKTHFTIKLTEFKAADKVKLIKEVKNCMEGINLVQAKKLVESLPQEIRTNISKDEAEKLKSALEAAGGTVVLE; translated from the exons ATGATGTACTGCAGCAGACACTGCGTCCGGCTTGCGCTGCGGGCCGCTGTCAACACTCACCG ACACAGTGTACAGAGGACAGCACTGTATGCCCAGCGAACACTCAAGACCAGCTCTGTCAGTGCGGTCGATGCCATCGCAACACCTCATCTAGATGGGACGCCCAAAGAATACTCGCCCAAAATCCAGCAGCTCGTCAATGACATCGCCAGCCTCACGCTCATAGAAGTGTCCGATCTCAACGAATTACTTAAG AAAACTCTGAACATTCAGGATGTTGGAATGATGTCTATGGGCTCAATGGCAGCAGTGCCAGTGGCACCTCCTGCTGAG GCAGAGGAGGAGGTGGCACCTGCAAAGAAAGAGAAAACCCATTTTACAATAAAACTGACAGAATTCAAGGCGGCTGATAAAGTGAAGTTGATTAAAGAAGTGAAGAACTGCATGGAAGGCATAAATCTTGTACAG GCCAAGAAGCTTGTGGAATCTCTACCTCAGGAGATCCGGACAAATATTTCTAAAGACGAGGCGGAAAAACTGAAATCAGCACTTGAAGCAGCAGGAGGCACTGTGGTGCTGGAGTGA
- the zgc:103625 gene encoding methyltransferase-like 26 B (The RefSeq protein has 2 substitutions compared to this genomic sequence) yields the protein MLLSPAAERSQGSLLSVIMEILKDQSHRELFGLELGSGTGQHVVHFAQEMPFVTWLPSDTKEESRNSIRAYIEATKAKTVLEPVHLDASEPWDKWAGLPQNSCDIILAINLLQYTPFSTAEGVFKGSGQILKQNGLLMTYGPYAINGTITPICNEQLDETLRQMNPEWGLPDIDVLRQLAFSNGMRMERMIEMPESNKCLVFRKL from the exons ATGCTGCTCTCACCAGCAGCTGAGCGGAGTCAGGGCAGTTTACTGTCAGTAATCTGGGAGATACTGAAGGATCAGTCTCATCGAGAGCTGTTTGGCCTTGAGCTGGGATCTGGCACAGGGCAGCATGTGGTGCATTTTGCTCAAGAAATGCCATTTGTGACATGGCTACCTTCAGACACCAAGGAGGAATCACGAAACAG TATCAGAGCTTACATTGAGGCCACAAAGGCAAAAACAGTGCTGGAGCCGGTGCATCTGGATGCCAGTGAACCCTGGGACAAATGGGCAGGACTTCCACAAAACTCCTGCGATATAATACTAGCAATCAACCTGCTTCAATACACCCCCTTCAGCACTGCAGAG GGTGTTTTTAAAGGATCTGGAAAGATACTGAAACAAAATGGCCTTTTAATGACTTATGGG CCATACGCTATCAATGGAACCATCACCCCAATCTGCAATGAACAGCTGGACGAGACTTTACGCCAGAT GAATCCTGAGTGGGGTCTACCGGACATCGATGTGCTCAGACAACTGGCCTTCAGTAATGGGATGAGAATGGAACGAATG ATTGAGATGCCTGAGAGTAACAAATGCCTTGTCTTCAGAAAACTGTAG
- the mrpl12 gene encoding large ribosomal subunit protein bL12m isoform X1 — MMYCSRHCVRLALRAAVNTHRHSVQRTALYAQRTLKTSSVSAVDAIATPHLDGTPKEYSPKIQQLVNDIASLTLIEVSDLNELLKKTLNIQDVGMMSMGSMAAVPVAPPAELTEGLAEEEVAPAKKEKTHFTIKLTEFKAADKVKLIKEVKNCMEGINLVQAKKLVESLPQEIRTNISKDEAEKLKSALEAAGGTVVLE, encoded by the exons ATGATGTACTGCAGCAGACACTGCGTCCGGCTTGCGCTGCGGGCCGCTGTCAACACTCACCG ACACAGTGTACAGAGGACAGCACTGTATGCCCAGCGAACACTCAAGACCAGCTCTGTCAGTGCGGTCGATGCCATCGCAACACCTCATCTAGATGGGACGCCCAAAGAATACTCGCCCAAAATCCAGCAGCTCGTCAATGACATCGCCAGCCTCACGCTCATAGAAGTGTCCGATCTCAACGAATTACTTAAG AAAACTCTGAACATTCAGGATGTTGGAATGATGTCTATGGGCTCAATGGCAGCAGTGCCAGTGGCACCTCCTGCTGAG CTCACAGAAGGACTG GCAGAGGAGGAGGTGGCACCTGCAAAGAAAGAGAAAACCCATTTTACAATAAAACTGACAGAATTCAAGGCGGCTGATAAAGTGAAGTTGATTAAAGAAGTGAAGAACTGCATGGAAGGCATAAATCTTGTACAG GCCAAGAAGCTTGTGGAATCTCTACCTCAGGAGATCCGGACAAATATTTCTAAAGACGAGGCGGAAAAACTGAAATCAGCACTTGAAGCAGCAGGAGGCACTGTGGTGCTGGAGTGA